The following proteins are co-located in the Ostrinia nubilalis chromosome 22, ilOstNubi1.1, whole genome shotgun sequence genome:
- the LOC135082695 gene encoding small ribosomal subunit protein eS12 has product MADIEVEVPVNPVLSGGAMDVNTALQEVLKTALIHGGLVHGLHEAAKALDKRQAMLCVLAENCDEASYKKLVQALCNEHQIPLVKVDNNKKLGEWAGLCKIDKDGKARKIVGCSCVVIKDFGEETPALDVLKDYLKSSS; this is encoded by the exons ATGGCTGATATTGAAGT TGAAGTGCCCGTGAACCCCGTCTTGAGCGGAGGTGCTATGGACGTGAACACAGCCCTCCAGGAGGTTCTGAAGACCGCCCTCATCCACGGCGGACTCGTCCATGGTCTCCACGAAGCCGCCAAGGCCCTTGACAA GAGGCAAGCTATGCTGTGTGTCCTCGCCGAGAACTGTGATGAAGCCTCCTACAAGAAGCTAGTTCAGGCCCTCTGCAACGAACATCAGATTCCTCTCGTCAAG GTTGACAACAACAAGAAGTTGGGCGAATGGGCCGGTCTCTGCAAGATCGACAAGGACGGCAAAGCCAGAAAGATTGTCGGCTGCTCGTGCGTGGTGATCAAA GACTTCGGTGAAGAGACACCAGCGTTGGACGTGCTCAAAGACTACCTCAAGTCGTCGAGCTAA